The DNA region ATCTGGTACCAGTCGTTCCACCAGATGGAGATGGCGCCCGCGCTGGTCGGCACGAACAGAGAGACCTGCCGCACTTACATCGGCCATTTCCTGCACAGCTGGACCCACCGCAAGGCCGCGTTCGACGACGTGATCGAGGACTTCGCCGACAACTTCTACAAGCCGGGCAACCTCGCCGGCGGCTTTGCGCATTATCGCGCGTCGCATGCGGGCCGCGTGAAGATGATGCAGGGCGAAGCGCCTGCGCTGCCGCCGATTGCGGTGCCGACCTGCATCCGCTGGGCCGAGCACGACCCGCTGTTTCCCTATGCCTGGACCGACCGGCTGGGCGAGACCTTCTCGAACCTGGACCTGAAGATGTTTCCCGATGTCGGGCACTTCCCGCATCGCGAGGATCCCGACTGCGCCGCGGCCGAGATCGCCAGCTTCTTCGCGCGGATCAATTGGAAGTAGAAGGTGGTGGGACCGCCAGGACGCGACAAAAACTGGCGGTCCCGTGCCGCTTCTCAATATTGCTGGCCGGGAAGTGCGGCTTCGCCGGTCGGCGGGAGCGACACGGTCCACGGTAGCGGCCGGCGCCCAAACAGCAACGCGAACCCCATCTTAACCTAACCGATCAACCTTACCGGGCGATCGGCCGGCCCGAGCGGCTCAGGCGTCGGCCTTCTTGGCTTTCTTGGCCTTTTTCTCGCTCTTTTCGTCCTCGTCGTCCTTGTCCCTTTTCTCGGCCTTCTTCTCGTCCTTGCCGTTGTCTTTCTTGCGATTGGTGTAGCGGGCATTGCCGAGCCCGGTTCCGATCGTCAGCACGCCCCAGCGCGCGACATCCTGCATGAACGGCACCTCGGCCAGCCCCTGCGCCACGCCGTCATTGTGCATCACGATCGCGGTGTCATGATCGCCGATCTGCGGGATCGCCTCGACCAGGCTCGCCGGCAGGTTGAATTTGCTGCTCTCCCAATTGCCCGGCAAATTCTGGGCGCCCTTCTCGATCGAGCCGTCCTCGTTGATGACGCCGGGACAGGCGATGCCGATGAACGGCGCGAGTCTGAGGTTCTCCTTCTCGGCGGCAGCAATCAGATCCTTCAGCATCTTCACCAACCGCTTCACCGCGCCTTCGCGCGTCGGCTCGTCATCGGCGTGGCGCCACAGCTCGGATTTCCAGACCGTTGCCTTGGAAAGATCGGGCGCCTTCTTCCAGCGCGTCTCGACGATGCCGCAGCGGATGTTGGTGCCGCCGATATCGACCGCGAGCACGCCGTCATGCGCCTCGAAAATCCACGACGGCGCCAGATGCAGCGTGCCGATCAGCCCGGCATCATCGGGATGAAAGCGGATCGGCACCAGGTCGACCTTGAAATCCTCCGACTTCAGGATGATGTCGGTGCGCGCGATGGCGAGCTCGCCGAGCCTGGAGTCGCGAAAGCCGCCGCCGACCACGATACGCTCGGTCTTGGCCCAGGCCTTGGTGCCGAGGAAGCGCCGCGTCACATAAGCAAGCTCCTGCGCAAACTCCTCGATCGCGCTGTGCACGACCGCGGAGGCCTCGGTGTCGTCGCCGACCAGCAATTCGTCGAGCTTCTTCTTGCTGATCTGGTCCGAGGGCTCCTCGCCGAACGGATCCTCGTCGGATTTGCGCAGCGGCTTGCGCCAGCGGTCGAGGATCTTGCGGAAAGCGCCCTTGGAAGCGCGATCGCCGAGAAAACCCTCGTCGTCCTTCAGCTCGATGTTGAAGCTGTCGATGTCGACGGATGGCAGCCGCGAGGCACCGTGGTGCGCGATTCCTGTGGTCAGTCCGGTGTCTTCGGCCATTCGCCCTGCCCGCTTGAGATTCCCTGCATTAACGACGGGGAACTCAAATGGTTGCGTCCCGCGCTCGGGCGCTCGGCCTGCGCGGGACGCAATCTTCGCAGCGGCGTCAGGCCGCGTTCACCCCGTAACGCGCCGCGGGCGTGCTGCGCGACAGGTTCGGCATCAGCTTCTGGCGGGCCGCCTCATAGGCCTGCCAATCGGCAGCATCCGGCAGCGACGGTACGGTGAAGACCTCGCCCTGGTCGAACCCGGCCAGCGCAGCGTTCACCATGTCCTCGGCCTTCATCACGATCTCGCCGGGCAGATGCGCGACAGGCGTGCCGGCGATGTCCCAGAACTCGGTGGCGGTGGCCCCCGGCAGCACGGCCTGGACGCGAATGTTCTTGTCCTTCAGCTCGTGCTGCAGCGAGTGGGTCAGCGCCAGCACGAAGGCCTTGCTGCCGCCGTAGACGCCGTTGAGCAGCTCCGGCTGGACGCCGACGACCGAGGCGATGTTGATGATGGTGCCGCCGCCGCGCGCGACGAATCCCGGCACCGCCGCATAGGTCAGGCGCATCAACGCGTCGACATTGAGCGCGATCATGTCGCTCATCTTGTCGACATCGGATGCGAGCAGCGGTGCGGTGGCGCCGACGCCGGCGTTGTTCACCAGCACGCTGATGCCTTCGTTGCTGCGCAGAATGGATTCGATCCGTGCAACATCGCCGCGCTTGGCGAGGTCGGCGGCGACGATCTCGATCGATCGGCCTGTCTCCGTCGCGAGACGCTTGGCGAGCCCGTCGAGGCGCTCACGGTTGCGGGCAACGAGGATCAGATCGTAGCCACGCCGTGCGAGCCGGTCCGCGTAGATGGCACCGATTCCGGACGACGCACCGGTAACGAGCGCCGTGCCTTTGGCTGACTTGGTCATGTTGGTCTCCTGTTTGACCTGAACGGCCGGACTTGGCCGTTACTCAGGTTCTACAGGCCCCCTTGCATGTCTCAAATGTCATATATACACCTTTTTAGGACACAGATTGTGGTTGGAGAGTTCCATGCAGGAGATCGGCTTCGTCGTCTTCCCGGAGTTCCAGGTGATGGGCTTCACCGCCATCACCGCCTTCGAGGTCGCCAATTTGATCGCGGGCGTGCCGTTCTATGAGGTCACGCTGCTGTCGGAGAATGGCGGCCCGGTGCGGTCATCCGCCGGCTTCAATGTCGAAACCGAAGCCTTCGGCGATCGCAACTTCGACACGGTCTTCATCGGCGCCGGCCACGAGCTTCATCCGGCATCGGCGAAGTTGATCGACTACATGCGACGCGCCATGGCGACATCGCAGCGCATCGCCGCGCCCTGCATCGGCGCCTTCTCGCTGGCTGAAGCCGGCCTGCTCGACGGCCGGCGCGTCTCGACGCACTGGCAATTCGCCCCGGAATTGCAGGCCCGATTTCCCGGGCTGAAGGTCGAGCAGGACCGCATCTACATCGTCGACGGGCCGATCTGGACCTCGGCCGGCATGACCGCGACGATCGATCTGGCGCTGGCGATGATCGAGCATGATTTGGGCGTCGAGGTCGCCCGTTCGGTGGCCCGCAAGCTCGTTGTCTATCACCGCCGCACCGGCGGACAGTCGCAGTTTTCAGCGCTGCTCGAGCTCGACCCGAAATCCGATCGCATCCAGAACGCCCTCAACTACGCCAAGGCGCATCTGCGCAACGAGCTCTCGGTCGAGGAATTGGCCGAGGTGGCACGGCTCAGTCCGCGCCAGTTCAGCCGCGCCTTCCGCGCCGAAACCGGCCAGTCACCGGCCAAGGCGATCGAGCAGCTCCGGGTCGAGGCTGCCAGAGAATTGATCGGCGATGGCCGCCATTCGATGGACGAAATTGCCGGTGAGACCGGCTTTGCCGATCGGGAACGGATGCGGCGGGCGTTCCTGCGGGTGCTGGGCCAGCCGCCCCAGACCATCCGCCGGCACGCGCGGGCCGCGGCAAAGACCGCCGCCTGAGGGGCAATCCAGGCCAAAATCACGCCAAACCCTTCATTTTTGGCCGGTTTTTGCCCTGCTTTACCTTGACTCTACGTCGTCAGCAGCTATAAGTCCGCCCATCCGGCGCGGAGTTTTCTCGCGCCGATTGTTTTTGTGCGATCCAATTTGGGAATTCATTCCCTTCGCGCGAAACACATAACCCATAGCGACTGAACAAAAAGCCGACCCGGGCTAACCGTCCGAGGCCGGAACCGAACACGAAGGAATCAAACGATGTTCGCAGTCATCAAAACCGGCGGCCGGCAGTACCGTGTCGTTCCGAATGATGTACTCGAGATTGGCAAGATCGCCGGCGATGTCGGCACGATCGTGCAGCTAGGCGAAGTTCTGGTGCTCGGCGGTGACACGCCGGTGCTGGGAACGCCCACCGTGGCAGGCGCCACCGTTGCGGCCGAAGTGCTGCAGCACAAGCGCGGCGCCAAGGTGATCGCGTTCAAGAAGCGTCGCCGCAAGAATTCACGCCGCAAGCGCGGCTATCGCGACGAGCTCACGGTGCTTCGCATCACCGAGATCCTCGCCGATAACGCCAAGCCGACCGTCGGCCCGCGGCCGAAGAAGGAAAAGGTCGCAGCGCCCGCCGATGATGGCGAGGACGCAGCACCGAAGGCGGCCAAGAAGAAGGCGCCGGCCGCGAAAAAGGCTCCGGCCAAGAAGGCCGCGGCCAAGAGCTAAGAAGAAGTGATCGTCGCGCTTTCAGATTTGAAGCGTGACAAAACGTGAAATGATTCCGTCAAGGAATTGATCTAGAGATCAAAGCGAAGTCGGAGACGAGCTATGGCTCATAAAAAAGCAGGCGGTTCATCGCGCAACGGACGTGATTCCAAGGGCAAGCGCCTTGGCATCAAGGCGTTCGGTGGCGAGCGCGTGATCCCCGGAAACATCATCGCGCGTCAGCGCGGCACCACCTGGCATCCTGGCCTTAATGTCGGCATGGGCACCGATCATACTCTCTTCGCCAAGGTCGAGGGTCATGTCGAGTTCCGTGCCAAAGCCAATGGCCGCACATTCATATCGGTTATTCCGATGGCAGAGGCGGCCGAGTAGACGGTGGACACACATGAGTCCGCCGGGTCCTGTTGAACCGGCGGAGTCGCAAAGGGCTCCAAGGGGAGGCGGGATGACCGGCCTCCCCTTTTTGTTGCGCGCGATCCGGTTCGACCGCGCGCAACGTTCCAAGCGTTGCGTACCGATTGTCGCATCACAGGAGCTCGACATGTTGCAGGACATCCCGACGCCGACCTTGCGCGAGGCAAGAGCTTGCGTCCTCGAGACCGAACGGCTGACATTGCGCAAGCCGACGCTCGCGGACGTAAAAGCAATTGCACGCCTCGCCAATGACCGCCGCATCGCGGAGAACACCCGCCGCCTTCCGCATCCCTATACCCAGGACGACGCCATCGACTTCGTGCGCGCGCTCGGCGCCGGCGGACGCGAAACCGTCTTCCTGATCGAGAACAATCACACGCCGATCGGCATGGTCGGCATCGACTGGCGCGACGAGACCGCGGCCGAACTCGGCTACTGGCTCGGTGTCGACCATTGGGGCCAGGGTTTCGGCACCGAGGCCGCGCGCGCGGTGATCGACTACTTCTTCGAGGAATTCGATCTCGACCAGCTGATCGCGGGCGCCCGCGTCGTCAACCCGTTGTCGCGCAACATCCTCGAGAAGTGCGGCTTCCAGTGGAGCGGCGTCGAGCTGCACCGCTTCGAGGCGCTGGGCTCATCGAGCCCGGTCGATGCCTTCCGGCTGTCGCGCGGCGTCTGGGCTTCGCTGAAGAGCTGGAATAGTTCGAAGCGGCGGGAGAGCTGATTTCTCACCCTCCCCCGATTTTCACCCTCCCCTGGAGGGGGAGGGTCGTTGCGCATGCAGCGGAGCGGAATGCGCAGCGGGGTGGGGTGACGGTCTCTCCACTCGGACGCTGCCCGAGTTGAGAGATCACCCCACCCCGTCTCACATTTCGCTACGCTCAATGTGATCCGACCCTCCCCCTCCAGGGGAGGGTAAGAATCACGCCGGCGGATTGATCGCGGACTCGGTGCGCCCAAGCTGCTGCTCGCGCACGAAGATGTAGAGGCCGGCCGCGATGATGATGGCGGCGCCGACGATCGTGGCCCAGGACGGCACGTCGCCGAACACCACGAAGCCGAAGATCACCGCCCAGACGATCATCGAATACTGGTACGGCACCACCACGCTTGCCGGCGCGAGCTTCAGCGAGCGGTTCACGCACAGCAGCGCCGCGACCGAGATGATGCCGGCGGTGAAGAACAGCACGAGGCTGCCGGCCGATGGCGTCACCCAGCCGATCGGCGAGAGCACGAGGCCGAGGATGAAGGTGCCGCCGAATTGCGTGGTCGCCAGCACGATATCGGGCGTCGCGCGCAATGAGCGCGTAATCAGCATCAGCACCGCAAACGACAGGCTGCCGCCAAGCGCGATCATCGCCGGCCAGCTGATGGTCTGCGCCGATGGCCGCAGCGCAATCAACACGCCGCAAAAGCCGACCAGGATCGCGGTCCAGCGCCGCCAGCCGATATGCTCGCCGAGCACGAGGCCCGACATCGCGGTGACGAAGATCGGACCGGCCAAATAGTAGGTGATGACGTCGGCGAGCGGCAGATAGACGGTCGCGAGGAAGAACGCCGCGACCTCCAGCGTCGACAGCGTGACGCGCAGCAATTGCAGCCACGGCCGCTCCAGATGCAGGAAATCCGCGCGCCGCTTCCACACGATCGGCAGCAGCACCAGCAGTGCCGCGCAGGCGCGCAGCCACAGCAATTGCCCGACCGAATAGGTGGCGACGAGGAATTTGCCCATCGCGTCGCCGAACGAGAACATGAAGATCGACAGCAGCATCAGGCCAATGCCGGCAAGCCGCGCCGATCGATCGTCGTAGGAGGACAGTTTTGCGAACAGGCTCATTGTTCTCTTGTTGTCGCCGCCTCTGAGTCGGGCGGTCCTGTCACCGGTTTTACCGACGTCGTTGCGCAGGACAACCCCAGCGGCTGCAGATCGAACCAATTGTCGCAGTGCGGCGCCTGCGCTACCGGTAGAGCGTTTTCGAGCGAAGTGGATACCGGTTCGCGTGAAGAAAACGCGTCAAAACAAGAATCTAGAGCCCCGTTCCGATTCAATCGGAACGGGATAGGCTCTAGGGCAGCCATTCAAGAAACAGAGCAGGAAACGCCGCATGAGCGAATTCGACCCCACCCAGCATCGCATGGTCCCCGCGCAGCGGTGGTTCGAGGATTTCGTGCTCGGCGAGCGCTTCGTGATTCCGAGCCGAACCCAGACCTCGGCCGTGTTCGCGGCGTTCCAGACCGCCAGCGGCGACACCCATCCGATCCATTACGACGTCGAATATTGCCGCACGCGGGGCATGCCGGACCTGCTTGCGCATGGCTTCCAGACCCTGGTGCACACCGCGCCCGGCGCCGGGCTGTTTCCCTATGTCGTGGAGGAGTCGCTGATCGGCTTCCTGGAACAGTCGAGCAAGTTCCTGAAACCGGTCTATGCCGGCGATACCATCTACCCCGCGCTGGAGGTGATCGAGCTCGCGCCCGGCCGGACCACGGGCGTCGTGACGCTGCGCTCGACCGTGCACAACCAGCGCCGCGAGCTGGTGCTGGAGGGGATGCAGAAATTCCTTGTGCGGCGGCGGCCCGCAGCATGATCCGGAAAAGTGTGAAGCGGTTTTCCGAAAAGATCATGCTCAAAGGACAGGCCAAAGCGCAATAGCCGCGCTTTGGCGCTAAGGGCCGCAAAAAGGCCCGAAAATTAAGGCTTTTCGCCGAAGTCAGGGCCTTTCCGGGTTGCCGCCGCGGCCCCCCTGCCCTAACTAGTACGGATCATGAAATTCCTCGATGAAGCCAAGGTCTATATTCGCTCCGGCGACGGCGGCAACGGCTGCGTCGCGTTCCGGCGCGAGAAGTTCATCGAGTTCGGCGGCCCCTCCGGCGGCAATGGCGGCCGCGGCGGCGACGTCATCATCGAGTCCGTCGACGGACTGAACACGCTGATCGACTACCGCTACCAGCAGCACTTCAAGGCGCAAAAAGGCACCAATGGCATGGGCAAGGACCGCCATGGCGCCAACGGCAAGCCGATCGTGCTGAAAGTGCCGGTCGGCACCCAGGTGTTCGACGAGGACCGCGAGACGCTGCTGCACGATTTCACCGAACTCGGCGAGAAATTCGTGCTGGCTGAAGGCGGCAATGGCGGCTTCGGCAACGCGCATTTCAAGTCTTCCACCAACCGCACGCCGCGCAACGCAAATCCCGGTGCGCCGGGTGAAGAACGATGGATCTGGCTGCGGCTGAAGCTGATCGCCGACGCCGGCCTTGTCGGCCTGCCGAATGCCGGCAAGTCGACCTTCCTGTCGGTGGTCAGCGCGGCGCGACCGAAGATCGCCGACTATCCCTTCACCACGCTGCATCCGCAGCTCGGGGTGGTGAATTACGGCGGCCGCGAATTCGTGCTCGCCGACATCCCCGGCCTGATCGAAGGCGCGCATGAAGGTGCCGGCCTCGGCGATCGCTTCCTCGGCCATGTCGAGCGCTGCCGCGTGCTGCTGCATCTGGTCGATGCGACCTGTGAGCACGCCGGCAAGGCCTACAAGACCGTGCGCACCGAGCTCGAAGCCTATGAAGGCCATCTCGCCGACAAGATCGAGATCGTCGCGCTGAACAAGATCGACGC from Bradyrhizobium sp. B124 includes:
- a CDS encoding GlxA family transcriptional regulator gives rise to the protein MQEIGFVVFPEFQVMGFTAITAFEVANLIAGVPFYEVTLLSENGGPVRSSAGFNVETEAFGDRNFDTVFIGAGHELHPASAKLIDYMRRAMATSQRIAAPCIGAFSLAEAGLLDGRRVSTHWQFAPELQARFPGLKVEQDRIYIVDGPIWTSAGMTATIDLALAMIEHDLGVEVARSVARKLVVYHRRTGGQSQFSALLELDPKSDRIQNALNYAKAHLRNELSVEELAEVARLSPRQFSRAFRAETGQSPAKAIEQLRVEAARELIGDGRHSMDEIAGETGFADRERMRRAFLRVLGQPPQTIRRHARAAAKTAA
- a CDS encoding ROK family protein, encoding MAEDTGLTTGIAHHGASRLPSVDIDSFNIELKDDEGFLGDRASKGAFRKILDRWRKPLRKSDEDPFGEEPSDQISKKKLDELLVGDDTEASAVVHSAIEEFAQELAYVTRRFLGTKAWAKTERIVVGGGFRDSRLGELAIARTDIILKSEDFKVDLVPIRFHPDDAGLIGTLHLAPSWIFEAHDGVLAVDIGGTNIRCGIVETRWKKAPDLSKATVWKSELWRHADDEPTREGAVKRLVKMLKDLIAAAEKENLRLAPFIGIACPGVINEDGSIEKGAQNLPGNWESSKFNLPASLVEAIPQIGDHDTAIVMHNDGVAQGLAEVPFMQDVARWGVLTIGTGLGNARYTNRKKDNGKDEKKAEKRDKDDEDEKSEKKAKKAKKADA
- a CDS encoding GNAT family N-acetyltransferase, encoding MLQDIPTPTLREARACVLETERLTLRKPTLADVKAIARLANDRRIAENTRRLPHPYTQDDAIDFVRALGAGGRETVFLIENNHTPIGMVGIDWRDETAAELGYWLGVDHWGQGFGTEAARAVIDYFFEEFDLDQLIAGARVVNPLSRNILEKCGFQWSGVELHRFEALGSSSPVDAFRLSRGVWASLKSWNSSKRRES
- a CDS encoding alpha/beta hydrolase — its product is MEHVTIRANGAAFHVARTGSGPPLLLLHGWPEFWLTWKPVMARLADRYTLIAPDLRGFGDSDKPQGPFGPDQHTDDMLALLDALGIDKAGVVGHDVGGAVMQPLARKASERIAGLFFFDFVYPGIGARMAAPDRLNHIWYQSFHQMEMAPALVGTNRETCRTYIGHFLHSWTHRKAAFDDVIEDFADNFYKPGNLAGGFAHYRASHAGRVKMMQGEAPALPPIAVPTCIRWAEHDPLFPYAWTDRLGETFSNLDLKMFPDVGHFPHREDPDCAAAEIASFFARINWK
- the rpmA gene encoding 50S ribosomal protein L27; translation: MAHKKAGGSSRNGRDSKGKRLGIKAFGGERVIPGNIIARQRGTTWHPGLNVGMGTDHTLFAKVEGHVEFRAKANGRTFISVIPMAEAAE
- the obgE gene encoding GTPase ObgE, with amino-acid sequence MKFLDEAKVYIRSGDGGNGCVAFRREKFIEFGGPSGGNGGRGGDVIIESVDGLNTLIDYRYQQHFKAQKGTNGMGKDRHGANGKPIVLKVPVGTQVFDEDRETLLHDFTELGEKFVLAEGGNGGFGNAHFKSSTNRTPRNANPGAPGEERWIWLRLKLIADAGLVGLPNAGKSTFLSVVSAARPKIADYPFTTLHPQLGVVNYGGREFVLADIPGLIEGAHEGAGLGDRFLGHVERCRVLLHLVDATCEHAGKAYKTVRTELEAYEGHLADKIEIVALNKIDAVEPDELKKQKDRLKRAAKKTPLLVSGVTGDGVQDALRALVEVIGEAPVSNKAKSQAEPWATPVPQG
- a CDS encoding MaoC family dehydratase, whose translation is MSEFDPTQHRMVPAQRWFEDFVLGERFVIPSRTQTSAVFAAFQTASGDTHPIHYDVEYCRTRGMPDLLAHGFQTLVHTAPGAGLFPYVVEESLIGFLEQSSKFLKPVYAGDTIYPALEVIELAPGRTTGVVTLRSTVHNQRRELVLEGMQKFLVRRRPAA
- the rplU gene encoding 50S ribosomal protein L21, encoding MFAVIKTGGRQYRVVPNDVLEIGKIAGDVGTIVQLGEVLVLGGDTPVLGTPTVAGATVAAEVLQHKRGAKVIAFKKRRRKNSRRKRGYRDELTVLRITEILADNAKPTVGPRPKKEKVAAPADDGEDAAPKAAKKKAPAAKKAPAKKAAAKS
- a CDS encoding SDR family oxidoreductase — protein: MTKSAKGTALVTGASSGIGAIYADRLARRGYDLILVARNRERLDGLAKRLATETGRSIEIVAADLAKRGDVARIESILRSNEGISVLVNNAGVGATAPLLASDVDKMSDMIALNVDALMRLTYAAVPGFVARGGGTIINIASVVGVQPELLNGVYGGSKAFVLALTHSLQHELKDKNIRVQAVLPGATATEFWDIAGTPVAHLPGEIVMKAEDMVNAALAGFDQGEVFTVPSLPDAADWQAYEAARQKLMPNLSRSTPAARYGVNAA
- a CDS encoding DMT family transporter; amino-acid sequence: MSLFAKLSSYDDRSARLAGIGLMLLSIFMFSFGDAMGKFLVATYSVGQLLWLRACAALLVLLPIVWKRRADFLHLERPWLQLLRVTLSTLEVAAFFLATVYLPLADVITYYLAGPIFVTAMSGLVLGEHIGWRRWTAILVGFCGVLIALRPSAQTISWPAMIALGGSLSFAVLMLITRSLRATPDIVLATTQFGGTFILGLVLSPIGWVTPSAGSLVLFFTAGIISVAALLCVNRSLKLAPASVVVPYQYSMIVWAVIFGFVVFGDVPSWATIVGAAIIIAAGLYIFVREQQLGRTESAINPPA